In Chloroflexota bacterium, one DNA window encodes the following:
- the aroA gene encoding 3-phosphoshikimate 1-carboxyvinyltransferase has protein sequence MRGTLRLPGDKSISHRALLLAALADGESTIAGSGDGADVRSTAGIVAALGATVERTVGDNRTVDYRVVSPGATGLREPDDVLDCGNSGTTLRLVTGLLAGLRISAVLSGDDSLRRRPVARIIEPLRSMGAELHARRNDSLPPVTVVGHLRLRAVDHTTRVPSAQVKSAILLAGLHADGRTTVRESIATRDHTERMLRARGVPVVRAELEPSVGDGPGTGSDARGAATVAWSIEGGRRVRAVSERIPGDVSAAAFWLVAGAVHPDAELRLVGVGVNPTRRAVVDLLRAMGARIDEHPERPDDGVGEPTADLTVRTSDLTAIEIEPAEVAAAIDEIPILCLAATQAHGRTVIRGAGELRHKESDRIAGIARGLAALGADIAVDGDDIAIVGPTRLRGAVTDSLDDHRLAMTFAIAGLIATGTTTIGRPGSAAISYPGFFSDLDGVRA, from the coding sequence CTGCGGGGGACACTCCGGCTGCCCGGCGACAAGTCGATCAGCCACCGGGCCCTCCTGCTCGCCGCCCTCGCCGACGGTGAGAGCACGATCGCGGGCTCGGGTGACGGGGCGGACGTCCGCTCCACCGCGGGCATCGTCGCGGCGCTCGGCGCCACCGTCGAGCGGACCGTGGGCGACAACCGGACGGTGGACTACCGGGTCGTCTCGCCCGGGGCCACCGGCCTTCGCGAGCCCGACGACGTCCTCGACTGCGGCAACTCCGGGACGACCCTGCGCCTCGTCACGGGTCTCCTCGCCGGGCTCCGGATCAGCGCGGTCCTCAGCGGCGACGATTCATTGCGGCGCCGTCCCGTCGCCCGTATCATCGAGCCGTTGCGCTCGATGGGCGCCGAGCTCCACGCCCGCCGGAACGATTCCCTCCCCCCCGTCACCGTGGTCGGCCACCTCCGGCTTCGGGCGGTGGACCACACGACGCGCGTCCCGAGCGCGCAGGTGAAATCGGCGATCCTCCTCGCCGGCCTGCATGCCGACGGGCGGACCACGGTGCGCGAGTCGATCGCGACCCGCGACCACACGGAGCGGATGCTCCGGGCGCGCGGGGTTCCGGTCGTGCGTGCGGAGCTCGAACCGTCGGTCGGGGACGGACCAGGCACGGGATCGGACGCTCGAGGCGCGGCCACGGTCGCGTGGAGCATCGAAGGAGGCAGGCGCGTGCGAGCCGTCAGCGAGCGGATCCCGGGCGACGTCTCGGCGGCGGCGTTCTGGCTCGTCGCCGGGGCCGTTCATCCGGACGCCGAGCTGCGGCTCGTGGGGGTGGGCGTCAACCCGACCCGACGCGCCGTCGTGGACCTCCTGCGGGCGATGGGCGCCCGGATCGATGAGCACCCGGAGCGACCGGACGATGGGGTCGGCGAACCGACCGCCGATCTGACCGTCCGGACGAGCGACCTGACGGCGATCGAGATCGAGCCGGCGGAGGTCGCCGCGGCGATCGACGAGATCCCGATCCTCTGCCTCGCCGCGACCCAGGCGCACGGGCGGACCGTGATCCGTGGCGCGGGTGAGCTCCGCCACAAGGAGAGCGACCGCATCGCCGGGATCGCCAGGGGCCTCGCCGCGCTCGGCGCGGACATCGCCGTCGACGGCGACGACATCGCGATCGTCGGTCCGACGCGCCTCCGCGGCGCCGTCACGGACAGCCTCGACGACCACCGACTCGCGATGACCTTCGCGATCGCCGGACTCATCGCGACCGGGACGACGACCATCGGCCGTCCCGGCAGTGCGGCGATCTCCTATCCCGGCTTCTTCTCCGATCTCGATGGGGTGCGCGCGTGA
- the aroF gene encoding 3-deoxy-7-phosphoheptulonate synthase, whose translation MIVVMAATASEAELLGIKSAILAEGLVPFDHVGAERTVIAVVGEVGGRRADLMNRFADLAGVETVTPISRPFKLTSREFHPEDTVVRVLDAAVGDGSLTVMAGPCSVESRDQLFETADSVQASGATILRGGAFKPRTSPYSFQGLGVEALRYLAEARERTGLPVITEVMEPNQVDIVAEYADILQIGTRNMQNYSLLTAVGRVARPVMLKRGYGATIEEWLMAAEYIVSSGNPNVILCERGIRTFETYTRNTMDLAAVPLLHHLTHLPVIVDPSHATGKRWLVKPLAIGGVAVGADGVMVEVHPDPQSALSDAEQQLDLDQFADMMAALVPVHEQVRSLRGDPLLSGDALGIGGAGRH comes from the coding sequence ATGATCGTGGTGATGGCCGCCACCGCCAGCGAGGCCGAGCTCCTCGGGATCAAGAGCGCGATCCTCGCCGAGGGGCTCGTCCCGTTCGACCATGTCGGCGCCGAACGGACCGTCATCGCCGTCGTCGGCGAGGTCGGTGGACGCCGAGCGGATCTCATGAACCGGTTCGCCGACCTGGCCGGCGTGGAGACCGTGACGCCGATCAGCCGTCCGTTCAAGCTCACCTCACGGGAGTTCCACCCCGAGGACACGGTCGTCCGCGTCCTCGACGCCGCCGTCGGCGACGGGAGCCTCACCGTCATGGCCGGCCCATGCTCGGTCGAGAGTCGCGATCAGCTGTTCGAGACCGCGGATTCGGTCCAGGCGAGCGGCGCGACGATCCTCCGCGGCGGCGCGTTCAAGCCGCGGACGAGTCCGTACAGCTTCCAGGGGCTCGGCGTGGAGGCCCTGCGGTACCTCGCCGAGGCGCGCGAGCGGACGGGACTGCCCGTCATCACCGAGGTCATGGAACCGAACCAGGTCGACATCGTGGCCGAATACGCCGACATCCTCCAGATCGGCACCCGGAACATGCAGAACTACTCGCTCCTCACGGCCGTCGGTCGGGTCGCCCGCCCGGTCATGCTCAAGCGGGGCTATGGAGCGACCATCGAGGAGTGGCTCATGGCCGCCGAGTACATCGTCAGCTCGGGGAACCCGAACGTCATCCTCTGCGAGCGCGGCATCCGGACCTTCGAGACGTACACCCGCAACACGATGGACCTCGCCGCGGTCCCGCTCCTCCACCACCTCACCCATCTCCCCGTCATCGTGGATCCGTCCCACGCGACGGGCAAGCGATGGCTCGTCAAGCCGCTCGCGATCGGCGGGGTGGCGGTGGGCGCCGACGGCGTCATGGTGGAGGTCCACCCCGACCCGCAGTCGGCGCTCTCGGACGCGGAGCAGCAGCTCGATCTCGACCAGTTCGCCGACATGATGGCCGCTCTCGTCCCGGTCCACGAACAGGTGCGGTCGCTGCGCGGTGATCCGCTGCTCTCCGGAGACGCGCTCGGCATCGGCGGGGCGGGCCGACATTGA
- the aroE gene encoding shikimate dehydrogenase yields the protein MTRRVVLIGHPVAHSLSGPMLQAAFDERGIDARHELRDVSIPGLPAAIEDVRGTDHLGAQVTIPHKERVVPLIDRLTDEAHATGAVNTITKEGKRLVGHNTDVPGFRVALDSLVGRQKMPKMAVVLGAGGGARAVVYGLITEGFQRVVVFNRHLHRGEGLVRHFGRSAAHMELKAMPWHESIIEAELARTRVLVNATSIGLHGDVAPIPAGIIPPGLLVMDLIYNPSQTRFLREAAAAGAEATANGLVMLLHQGTAQFELWTGQPAPIEIMRERLEAALAAREASADDAASEAAAGVAAAAEAAPAPTPAPGD from the coding sequence GTGACCAGGCGGGTCGTCCTCATCGGCCACCCGGTGGCCCACTCGCTGTCCGGCCCGATGCTCCAGGCCGCCTTCGACGAGCGCGGCATCGACGCGCGGCATGAGCTCCGCGACGTGTCGATACCGGGCCTGCCCGCGGCGATCGAGGATGTCCGCGGGACGGACCACCTCGGCGCACAGGTGACGATCCCCCACAAGGAGCGCGTCGTCCCGCTCATCGACCGGCTGACGGACGAGGCCCACGCGACCGGCGCCGTCAACACGATCACGAAGGAGGGCAAGCGGCTCGTCGGGCACAACACGGACGTGCCAGGCTTCAGGGTCGCCCTGGATTCGCTCGTCGGCCGCCAGAAGATGCCGAAGATGGCCGTCGTCCTGGGGGCCGGCGGCGGCGCGCGGGCGGTGGTCTACGGCCTCATCACCGAGGGATTCCAGCGCGTCGTCGTCTTCAATCGCCACCTCCACCGCGGGGAAGGGCTCGTCCGGCACTTCGGCCGGAGCGCGGCACACATGGAACTCAAGGCGATGCCGTGGCATGAGTCCATCATCGAGGCGGAGCTCGCGCGGACCCGCGTCCTCGTCAACGCGACCTCGATCGGCCTCCACGGCGACGTCGCCCCCATCCCGGCGGGGATCATCCCGCCCGGTCTGCTCGTGATGGATCTCATCTACAACCCGTCGCAGACCCGATTCCTCCGCGAGGCCGCAGCCGCGGGTGCCGAGGCGACGGCGAACGGACTCGTCATGCTCCTGCATCAGGGCACGGCCCAGTTCGAGCTGTGGACCGGCCAACCGGCGCCGATCGAGATCATGCGCGAGCGCCTCGAGGCGGCGCTCGCGGCGCGCGAGGCGTCCGCTGACGACGCGGCCTCCGAAGCCGCGGCCGGAGTCGCCGCCGCGGCCGAAGCGGCCCCGGCACCCACGCCGGCGCCGGGCGACTAG
- the aroC gene encoding chorismate synthase yields MGRLRFLTAGESHGQALGVTIEGIPAGLPLTADDLAVDLARRQRGYGRGARQAIEHDAAEILAGVRHGRTLGSPILLQVRNRDWANWTRVMQVAPLSEEEAAGLAAAVEGGDRRSTPVTRVRPGHADLAGAMKYGFDDVRNVLERASARETAARVAAGGVARVFLRVLGIEVWSFTAEVGGVAVDPGRATRSREEADGSPLRCPDPEAEAAMIARIDEARSNGDTVGGVFEVVARGVPIGLGSYVHWDRRLDAALAAAVMSINIVKGVEFGLGFEQTRRFGSAVHDVIAGRGPDGRWIHRSNNAGGLTGGVSNGEPIVVRGAVKPISTLARPLPSADLLTGDPVEKAHYERSDISVVPAAGVVGEAMVMLTLADFVLDKFGGDSVAETVDNVDRYRTRIALPVEGRDGAHGRGGALGSDVVGSGGDD; encoded by the coding sequence GTGGGGCGCCTCCGCTTCCTCACCGCCGGCGAGTCGCACGGACAGGCGCTCGGCGTCACGATCGAGGGCATCCCGGCCGGGCTCCCGCTGACGGCGGACGACCTCGCGGTCGACCTCGCCCGGCGCCAGCGGGGATACGGGCGTGGCGCCCGCCAGGCGATCGAGCACGACGCCGCGGAGATCCTCGCCGGGGTGCGGCACGGCCGGACACTCGGCTCGCCGATCCTCCTCCAGGTCCGCAACCGCGACTGGGCGAACTGGACCCGCGTCATGCAGGTGGCACCGCTGAGCGAGGAGGAGGCGGCCGGGCTCGCCGCGGCCGTCGAGGGAGGCGACCGGCGCTCGACGCCCGTGACCCGCGTCCGGCCGGGTCACGCCGACCTCGCCGGCGCGATGAAATACGGCTTCGACGATGTCCGCAACGTCCTCGAGCGGGCGTCCGCCCGCGAGACGGCCGCTCGGGTAGCCGCCGGCGGGGTCGCCCGGGTGTTCCTGCGGGTGCTCGGCATCGAGGTCTGGTCGTTCACCGCGGAGGTCGGCGGCGTGGCCGTGGATCCGGGGCGCGCGACGCGATCGCGGGAGGAGGCGGACGGGTCGCCGCTCCGCTGCCCGGATCCCGAAGCGGAGGCGGCGATGATCGCCCGCATCGACGAGGCACGGTCGAATGGCGATACGGTCGGCGGCGTCTTCGAGGTCGTCGCGCGCGGCGTCCCGATCGGCCTCGGCAGCTATGTCCACTGGGACCGCCGCCTCGACGCGGCCCTCGCCGCTGCGGTCATGAGCATCAACATCGTCAAGGGTGTCGAGTTCGGCCTGGGGTTCGAACAGACGCGGCGCTTCGGGTCGGCCGTCCACGACGTCATCGCCGGCCGCGGGCCGGACGGCCGGTGGATCCATCGCTCGAACAACGCGGGCGGGCTCACCGGCGGAGTCTCAAACGGCGAACCGATCGTCGTCCGCGGAGCCGTCAAGCCGATCTCCACGCTCGCCCGGCCACTCCCCTCGGCGGACCTCCTCACCGGAGATCCGGTCGAGAAGGCCCACTACGAGCGGAGCGACATCAGCGTGGTCCCGGCGGCCGGGGTCGTCGGCGAGGCGATGGTCATGCTCACCCTTGCCGACTTCGTCCTCGACAAGTTCGGCGGGGACTCGGTCGCGGAGACCGTGGACAACGTCGATCGGTATCGCACCCGGATCGCGCTGCCCGTCGAGGGCCGCGATGGGGCCCACGGACGGGGCGGCGCGCTGGGCTCGGACGTCGTCGGGTCCGGCGGCGACGACTGA